One stretch of Archocentrus centrarchus isolate MPI-CPG fArcCen1 chromosome 5, fArcCen1, whole genome shotgun sequence DNA includes these proteins:
- the LOC115779847 gene encoding LOW QUALITY PROTEIN: metalloproteinase inhibitor 4 (The sequence of the model RefSeq protein was modified relative to this genomic sequence to represent the inferred CDS: inserted 1 base in 1 codon): protein MAVSQERSVCLGLWVLLLLGAGMEEVVEGCSCHPAHPQQLFCSAEIVIRAKISGEKIVSPSNSSSPYMKMIQYEIKMIKMFKGFDKAKDIQYVYTPVFSSLCGVKLDSNNKAGYLLSGSMWSDGRISIGQCDLVESWXNLSLSQKKNLNYRYQMGCECRINTCYTVPCASTGENECLWTDWLLDNSLNGEQARQYACIRRSDTTCSWYRGGPPHEKDFLDMSDP, encoded by the exons ATGGCCGTGTCCCAGGAGCGGAGTGTGTGTCTGGGGCTTTGGGTGCTCCTTTTGCTTGGTGCAGGCATGGAGGAAGTTGTGGAGGGATGCAGCTGCCACCCAGCACACCCACAACAGCTCTTTTGCAGTGCTGAGATTG TGATAAGGGCCAAGATATCCGGAGAGAAGATTGTGTCGCCTAGCAACAGCTCCTCACCTTACATGAAGATGATCCAATACGAAATCAAAATGATCAAG ATGTTCAAAGGTTTTGACAAGGCCAAGGATATCCAGTATGTGTACACTCCAGTCTTCTCCTCACTGTGTGGAGTCAAGCTGGACTCTAACAATAAGGCAGGGTATCTGCTCTCAG GAAGCATGTGGAGTGATGGGAGGATTTCCATTGGCCAGTGTGATCTGGTAGAGTCTT ACAACTTATCACTGTCACAAAAGAAGAATCTCAACTACAGATACCAGATGGGCTGTGAGTGCAGA ATCAACACTTGTTACACAGTGCCGTGTGCATCTACAGGAGAAAACGAGTGCTTGTGGACTGACTGGCTGCTGGATAACAGCCTTAATGGCGAGCAGGCTCGGCAGTATGCTTGTATCCGCCGCTCTGACACAACTTGTAGCTGGTACAGGGGTGGGCCACCACATGAGAAAGACTTCTTGGACATGAGTGACCCTTGA